A genomic region of Pseudobacteroides sp. contains the following coding sequences:
- a CDS encoding NAD(P)/FAD-dependent oxidoreductase, with amino-acid sequence MYINKDVVIIGAGPAGLAAAVELVRNGIKDIIVIDREPFAGGILNQCIHDGFGVIKFKEVLTGPEYAQRYIDEANKLGIEIMTSSMVISMSGDKEITVLNSEGLATYKAKAVILAMGCRERTRGALGIPGTRPAGIFTAGVAQNLVNLKNIMIGKRVVILGSGDIGLIMARRLTLEGVKVIAVVEKMPYSNGLARNITQCLEDYDIPLLLSHTVINIEGKERLKSVTIARVDEKGEAIKGTSRKFDCDTLILSVGLIPENELSLGAGIDLDGVTQGAIVDENLQTSIEGVFACGNVLQVHDLVDHVSNEAEKAARSVICHLRSKCGQQGKIAVKAGLGIRYVIPHTVSGEKDVTFSMRVDRPWADRKLYFKSCGKIIKSIRYRRMNPSEMVVVNIKASELEGAHGLEVFVDED; translated from the coding sequence ATGTATATAAATAAAGATGTGGTTATCATTGGGGCCGGACCGGCTGGCTTGGCCGCTGCGGTGGAACTTGTAAGAAACGGGATTAAAGACATCATTGTAATAGATCGGGAACCCTTTGCAGGAGGGATTCTCAACCAGTGCATACATGACGGATTTGGTGTAATAAAGTTTAAAGAGGTTCTGACAGGCCCTGAGTATGCTCAGCGGTACATAGATGAAGCAAATAAATTGGGCATTGAAATTATGACAAGCTCTATGGTAATAAGTATGAGCGGTGATAAAGAAATAACTGTACTTAATTCTGAAGGGCTTGCCACCTATAAGGCAAAAGCTGTAATTCTCGCCATGGGATGCAGGGAGAGGACAAGAGGAGCTCTAGGCATCCCGGGCACAAGGCCGGCCGGAATTTTCACAGCCGGAGTGGCTCAGAATCTTGTTAATCTCAAAAACATTATGATCGGTAAGCGGGTGGTTATTTTAGGCTCTGGAGACATCGGACTTATTATGGCTAGAAGGCTTACACTAGAAGGTGTGAAGGTCATTGCAGTAGTGGAAAAAATGCCATATTCAAATGGGCTTGCAAGAAACATCACCCAGTGCCTTGAGGATTATGATATTCCTCTTTTGTTAAGCCACACTGTTATCAATATTGAAGGAAAAGAACGACTTAAAAGCGTTACAATCGCAAGGGTTGATGAAAAGGGTGAGGCAATAAAGGGCACATCCAGAAAGTTTGACTGTGATACACTGATTCTTTCTGTAGGTCTCATTCCTGAAAATGAGTTGTCTTTAGGTGCTGGTATAGATTTAGATGGAGTCACCCAGGGAGCGATAGTGGATGAAAATCTGCAAACCAGTATTGAAGGAGTCTTTGCGTGTGGAAATGTGCTGCAGGTCCATGATCTTGTTGACCATGTATCCAATGAAGCTGAAAAAGCAGCAAGGTCGGTAATCTGCCATCTTAGGAGCAAATGCGGACAGCAGGGCAAAATAGCAGTTAAAGCCGGGCTGGGAATAAGATATGTTATTCCTCATACTGTCTCAGGAGAGAAGGATGTTACATTCTCAATGAGGGTAGACAGACCTTGGGCGGATCGGAAACTATACTTTAAAAGCTGCGGCAAAATAATAAAATCTATCAGGTATAGAAGAATGAACCCTTCCGAGATGGTAGTAGTAAACATAAAGGCTTCAGAGCTGGAGGGTGCTCATGGACTGGAGGTGTTTGTAGATGAAGATTAA
- a CDS encoding DUF1667 domain-containing protein, producing the protein MKINKEMTCIICPNGCRLEVIYNDSLVVKNALCPKGEEYAQSELLNPIRNLTSTVKVNRGLLPLVSVRSSKPVPKGKMFEIIRILKDVELEAPVDFHQTIYKDILGTGADIITTRGVRRADR; encoded by the coding sequence ATGAAGATTAATAAGGAAATGACCTGTATAATTTGCCCTAATGGTTGTAGGCTTGAAGTTATTTACAACGATTCTCTTGTTGTAAAAAATGCCCTGTGCCCAAAGGGTGAAGAATATGCCCAAAGTGAGCTCTTAAACCCTATAAGAAATCTTACTTCAACAGTCAAGGTTAATAGAGGTCTGCTGCCGCTTGTAAGCGTACGCAGCAGTAAGCCGGTACCTAAAGGAAAAATGTTTGAGATTATCAGGATTCTTAAGGATGTAGAATTAGAAGCACCCGTTGATTTTCACCAAACAATATATAAGGATATACTTGGTACTGGTGCGGACATCATAACCACCCGTGGGGTTAGAAGAGCAGATAGATAA
- a CDS encoding protein kinase domain-containing protein: MINLPGYEVKEKIFKSINSTVYRGLCKSDNSMVIIKVMNNEYPTSEELASFRREYEIINKISGDRVIKVYNIDIYNNGLAIIMEDVKGKSLADILKANKMSLTEKLRLAINITEAIMQIHKHNIIHKDITPSNIIFNIENNDLRIIDFGISTGLSMEKPQNLSTLEGTIPYISPEQTGKVNRIVDYRSDFYSLGVMLYEIFTGQLPFTGDDSEVVYSHIAKIPMEPKLVNTEVPPAVSDIIMKLMAKNAEDRYQNILGLKHDLMYCLENLKYRDRIIEFQIGQKDISDRFQIPQKLYGREFELKTLKKSFEGLYTNEIKLLLISGYSGIGKTSVVMEMHKAIIDKGGYFISGKFSQLERNNPYSAIISAFKGLIKNLVSEYKNIELLKYRLTEALGSNGKIMVDLIPELKQIIGEQPDIPLLNPIEEKNRFQMIFRDFIKVFAQKNHPLVLFLDDLQWSDFSTMDFLKYILASQEVHNLLIVGAFRDNEVGEGHPLVQMLNEVKNAIGGTNFLNHLVLQPLDENAVNQMVSDTLNRSNSDTSQLSSYIHRKTKGNPFFVSQLLISLYQKSILKFNEDKLQWNWNLDEAEKFQISNNVVDFLIETLNELPKDSLEVIKTASCLGNCFDLKTLYLISNELENISDALWIAIKKDFIVPANNKYKLLHMPKEEFVKSNIEIKFRFSHDRICQSAYSLISENERVMIHRKIGTILFDAYKDENNIESNIFEMINHMNIAKDLIENQDERIGLANLNYTAGIKAKANSAYDIAANYFITGKTLLSSEEWKQYPGKLFALSYELTETSFLGGKVEEAFELCTYLLDTATNIIEKARVYALKAKILDLGGEKREIVIDEIRKALKLLDFDLPQDISQIDQKFGESIGKIAAYLGKYQIEDLINLPKMTDENKIMMMNLLFQVQPAAFQSYPPLNFLIQLTMFDMALTYGTTEVSTKSYTECGIILGSILGNFEMAYKLNQVAFALLEKYKARSLEAGCYFIFAAFISHWRAHYSESLDYYDLSVKRGLETGDIEHASYSCSHKVHRNLYVGTNLDNCKSEANNAIKLLKETKVSLLVPLVEVFIHTINQLQSAYDFKSEESLLADLYNSNNLFILCTFGQCNLMVNYILGNLEAAKRWNFFTDPYLQGGTGFFPIPDHCMFQSLLLAKMYDKADENEKGEIIESITKNMEKLMIWSDNCPSNFSHKYYLVSAELAKIQNEPQEKITGLYKTALNSIASGEFTHMRAIINELIGEFWIGRDEELIAKVYIKEAYYFYKLWGAASKVKIIEDKYRRFFSDNRNLEIESSGSRGQATSSKFTEVMSLDLGYILKTTQAIASEIKIDKLLKVLMRTIIESTGAQLGCLILKKGSNGSLYVEAQKNMGSEEIDVLKSIPLDMCNDFCPQIVQYVVRTRENVVIDDAKNNLNFQNNEYIGMRNIKSVLCMPIVFKDNLSGVVYLENNLMENIFTLNRVETLKIILSQIAISIENAQLYESLEEKVRERTFQLETANNELKDLSLHDPLTKLYNRRYLYEFISDLSDNFIKAKTALFFNRQKRDLSVENNVIGVFLIDIDFFKSVNDVYGHSAGDAVLVKIAKALKSILRDDDYIIRWGGEEFLIILNKSKVEYLKVFSKKVLDLMRNTPIEISDNKIIYKTCSIGCTHLPFEPGLPDLLTLEQNINICDFAMYKAKKSGRNRAIHISPQQSGSYTGEELKRYILDLTDGSDIDERYVSIEEVT; the protein is encoded by the coding sequence ATGATCAATCTGCCTGGCTATGAGGTCAAAGAAAAGATTTTTAAAAGCATCAATTCAACGGTTTATAGGGGATTGTGCAAATCAGACAATAGTATGGTCATTATTAAGGTTATGAATAATGAATATCCTACATCTGAAGAGTTAGCCAGTTTCAGAAGAGAATATGAAATTATAAACAAAATAAGTGGAGACAGAGTAATTAAAGTTTATAATATAGATATCTATAATAATGGCTTGGCTATAATAATGGAAGACGTGAAGGGTAAATCGTTAGCCGACATATTAAAAGCAAATAAAATGAGTCTCACGGAAAAGCTCAGGCTTGCCATTAATATAACTGAAGCAATAATGCAAATCCATAAACACAATATAATCCATAAAGACATAACCCCCTCCAATATTATATTTAATATAGAGAACAATGATCTTAGGATTATTGATTTCGGTATCTCTACTGGGCTTTCGATGGAGAAACCCCAAAACTTGTCCACCTTGGAGGGCACCATACCATATATTTCCCCTGAACAGACGGGAAAAGTAAATAGAATAGTTGATTACAGATCAGATTTTTACTCTCTTGGTGTAATGCTTTATGAAATTTTTACAGGTCAATTGCCTTTTACAGGTGATGATTCTGAGGTAGTATACAGTCATATAGCAAAAATTCCAATGGAGCCTAAATTAGTTAATACCGAAGTTCCACCGGCTGTTTCAGACATTATTATGAAATTGATGGCTAAAAACGCTGAGGATAGGTATCAAAACATCCTGGGATTAAAGCATGATTTAATGTATTGTCTGGAGAACCTTAAGTACAGAGACAGAATTATAGAATTTCAAATTGGACAGAAAGACATTTCCGATAGATTCCAGATACCACAAAAACTATATGGAAGAGAATTTGAGCTTAAAACCCTTAAAAAATCCTTCGAAGGCTTGTACACCAACGAAATAAAATTACTGTTAATATCCGGCTATTCAGGCATTGGAAAAACCTCAGTTGTTATGGAAATGCACAAAGCTATTATAGATAAAGGCGGATACTTTATATCCGGCAAGTTCAGCCAATTAGAACGCAATAATCCATATAGTGCAATAATATCAGCATTTAAAGGCTTGATAAAGAATCTCGTTTCAGAGTATAAAAACATTGAGCTCTTGAAATATCGATTGACTGAAGCATTAGGTTCAAACGGTAAGATAATGGTTGATCTCATTCCTGAATTAAAGCAAATTATCGGAGAACAGCCTGACATACCCCTACTTAACCCTATAGAAGAAAAAAACAGATTTCAGATGATTTTCCGTGATTTTATAAAAGTCTTTGCCCAAAAAAATCATCCCCTTGTACTTTTTTTGGATGATCTTCAGTGGAGCGATTTCTCAACCATGGATTTTTTGAAATATATTCTTGCTTCACAAGAAGTTCACAACCTCCTTATCGTTGGAGCTTTCAGAGACAATGAGGTTGGGGAAGGACATCCTTTGGTTCAAATGTTAAATGAGGTAAAGAATGCTATAGGGGGCACTAATTTTCTGAATCATTTAGTTTTACAGCCCTTGGATGAAAATGCAGTAAACCAAATGGTATCTGATACATTAAACCGAAGCAATAGCGACACTTCACAGTTAAGCAGCTATATACATCGCAAAACCAAAGGTAATCCGTTCTTTGTCAGCCAACTGTTAATATCGCTGTATCAAAAAAGCATATTAAAGTTTAACGAAGATAAATTGCAGTGGAACTGGAATTTAGATGAAGCAGAGAAATTTCAAATAAGCAATAATGTGGTTGATTTTCTCATCGAAACATTAAATGAGCTTCCTAAAGATTCATTGGAAGTCATTAAGACAGCTTCCTGCCTTGGTAACTGTTTTGATCTTAAGACCCTCTACTTAATAAGCAACGAACTTGAAAATATCTCAGATGCTCTATGGATAGCGATCAAAAAAGACTTTATTGTTCCTGCAAACAATAAATATAAATTGCTCCATATGCCAAAGGAAGAATTTGTAAAATCTAATATAGAAATAAAATTTCGTTTCAGCCATGATAGAATCTGCCAATCTGCTTATTCTTTAATTTCTGAGAATGAAAGAGTCATGATACATCGGAAAATAGGAACTATCCTGTTTGATGCGTATAAGGATGAAAATAATATTGAGAGCAACATTTTCGAAATGATCAACCATATGAACATTGCCAAAGATTTGATTGAAAATCAGGATGAACGAATTGGACTGGCAAACCTCAATTATACAGCTGGTATCAAAGCAAAAGCCAATTCAGCATATGATATTGCAGCTAATTATTTTATTACCGGAAAAACTCTACTGTCATCAGAAGAATGGAAACAATACCCTGGAAAGCTCTTTGCCTTATCTTATGAGTTGACCGAGACAAGCTTTTTAGGCGGAAAAGTTGAAGAAGCATTTGAATTGTGCACCTATTTGCTTGATACAGCAACAAATATTATTGAGAAAGCCCGTGTATATGCCCTTAAGGCAAAAATCCTTGACCTTGGCGGAGAAAAAAGAGAAATAGTAATAGATGAAATAAGAAAGGCACTTAAGCTATTGGATTTTGACCTTCCTCAGGATATTAGTCAAATTGACCAAAAATTCGGCGAAAGTATAGGTAAAATAGCAGCATATTTAGGTAAATACCAGATAGAGGATTTGATTAACCTTCCCAAGATGACGGATGAAAATAAAATAATGATGATGAACCTGCTTTTCCAAGTACAGCCTGCCGCGTTCCAGAGCTATCCGCCCCTAAACTTTTTAATACAGCTGACGATGTTTGATATGGCTTTGACTTACGGGACCACCGAAGTATCAACAAAGAGTTATACAGAGTGCGGAATAATATTAGGTTCAATCCTGGGTAATTTCGAAATGGCTTATAAATTAAATCAGGTTGCCTTCGCCCTTTTGGAAAAATACAAGGCAAGGTCCTTAGAAGCAGGATGCTATTTTATATTTGCCGCATTTATTTCCCATTGGAGAGCTCATTATTCCGAAAGCCTTGACTACTATGATCTGTCGGTTAAAAGAGGATTGGAAACAGGTGATATTGAACATGCGTCTTATTCCTGTTCCCATAAGGTTCACCGTAATCTTTATGTAGGAACAAACCTGGATAATTGTAAATCTGAAGCCAATAATGCCATAAAGCTCCTTAAGGAGACCAAAGTATCACTGCTTGTCCCCTTGGTGGAAGTCTTTATCCATACTATAAATCAGCTTCAATCAGCATATGATTTTAAAAGCGAAGAATCATTACTAGCTGACCTTTATAACAGCAACAACCTGTTTATTTTATGTACATTCGGTCAGTGTAATTTAATGGTAAATTATATACTGGGAAACCTGGAAGCAGCCAAAAGGTGGAACTTCTTCACAGATCCGTATTTGCAGGGTGGAACGGGATTTTTTCCTATCCCTGACCACTGTATGTTCCAGTCTTTATTGCTTGCAAAAATGTATGATAAGGCTGATGAAAACGAGAAGGGTGAAATAATCGAAAGCATTACCAAAAACATGGAGAAATTAATGATATGGTCAGATAATTGTCCTTCAAACTTTTCTCATAAATACTATTTAGTATCTGCAGAATTGGCAAAAATCCAGAATGAACCGCAAGAGAAGATTACAGGCTTGTATAAAACAGCCCTCAACTCCATTGCTTCAGGTGAATTCACACATATGCGGGCTATAATAAACGAACTGATAGGAGAGTTCTGGATTGGCAGGGATGAAGAACTAATAGCTAAAGTGTATATAAAGGAAGCCTATTATTTCTATAAACTTTGGGGTGCAGCTTCTAAAGTAAAAATAATAGAAGACAAGTACAGACGCTTTTTCTCGGATAACAGGAACCTGGAAATTGAATCATCCGGGTCAAGAGGACAAGCTACTTCCTCTAAATTCACCGAAGTAATGTCCTTGGACCTTGGGTATATACTGAAAACTACACAGGCAATAGCAAGTGAAATAAAGATAGATAAACTTCTTAAAGTACTTATGCGTACTATTATTGAAAGTACAGGTGCACAATTGGGATGCCTGATTTTAAAGAAGGGCTCAAACGGCAGTCTGTATGTTGAGGCACAAAAAAATATGGGCTCAGAAGAGATTGATGTTCTAAAATCCATTCCTCTTGATATGTGCAATGATTTTTGCCCTCAGATAGTACAATATGTTGTCAGAACCAGAGAAAACGTTGTTATAGATGATGCAAAAAACAACCTCAATTTTCAAAACAATGAATATATTGGGATGAGAAACATCAAGTCGGTGCTCTGTATGCCTATCGTATTCAAGGATAACCTATCAGGTGTTGTTTATTTGGAAAATAACCTGATGGAAAATATCTTTACACTTAACAGGGTAGAGACCTTAAAAATTATTTTATCACAGATTGCAATTTCGATTGAAAATGCACAACTCTATGAAAGTCTTGAAGAAAAGGTCAGGGAGAGAACGTTCCAGTTGGAAACAGCAAATAACGAACTTAAAGATCTGTCACTTCATGACCCATTGACCAAGCTATACAATAGAAGATATCTATACGAATTTATATCTGATTTGTCCGACAATTTCATTAAGGCTAAAACAGCATTATTCTTTAACAGACAAAAGAGAGATCTTAGTGTAGAAAATAATGTTATAGGCGTGTTTTTAATTGATATTGACTTTTTCAAGAGTGTTAACGACGTATATGGACATTCCGCCGGAGATGCTGTTCTTGTTAAAATTGCAAAGGCTCTAAAAAGCATCCTTAGGGATGATGATTATATCATAAGATGGGGCGGAGAGGAATTCCTCATCATACTAAACAAATCAAAAGTCGAATATTTAAAGGTATTTTCCAAAAAGGTTTTGGATCTTATGAGAAATACACCTATAGAAATATCAGACAATAAAATAATATATAAAACATGCTCAATAGGATGCACTCATTTGCCGTTTGAACCTGGCTTACCGGATCTTTTAACCTTGGAGCAGAATATAAACATATGTGACTTTGCCATGTATAAGGCAAAAAAATCGGGAAGGAACAGAGCAATACATATTAGCCCTCAGCAATCCGGCAGTTATACCGGGGAGGAACTCAAAAGATATATTCTTGACCTAACAGATGGATCGGACATTGATGAAAGATATGTCAGTATCGAAGAGGTAACTTGA
- a CDS encoding dipicolinate synthase subunit B: MLLKGKKIGYAFTGAYCVFDQSFPQLERLVNEGADVIPIVSSQVSVTDSRYGKAADFLARMNNITGNTVIQTIVEAEIYNKNQTPMDLLVISPCTGCSLSKLADGATDTSVLMMAKELYRNNKPVVIGVATNDGLGISAKSIGILLSTKNTFFIPFGQDNPIDKPNSLVAKFKLTVPAVIEALKNAQLQPVLEKY, encoded by the coding sequence ATGCTATTAAAGGGTAAAAAAATAGGCTATGCATTTACTGGAGCATACTGTGTTTTTGATCAGTCTTTTCCGCAATTAGAGCGACTGGTTAACGAGGGTGCGGATGTGATACCCATTGTGTCCAGCCAGGTTTCTGTTACCGACTCACGTTACGGAAAAGCAGCAGACTTTTTAGCCAGAATGAATAATATTACCGGAAATACCGTAATACAAACAATAGTTGAAGCAGAAATATATAATAAAAATCAAACACCAATGGATCTGCTGGTTATATCACCTTGTACAGGGTGCAGCTTATCAAAGCTGGCTGATGGTGCAACAGATACATCTGTTTTAATGATGGCAAAAGAGCTTTATAGAAATAATAAGCCTGTTGTAATTGGCGTCGCAACTAATGATGGACTGGGAATAAGTGCAAAAAGTATAGGTATATTACTCAGTACAAAAAATACATTTTTTATTCCGTTTGGCCAGGATAATCCGATAGATAAGCCCAATTCATTAGTAGCTAAATTTAAATTAACAGTACCTGCAGTGATTGAGGCTCTGAAGAATGCTCAGTTGCAGCCGGTCCTTGAAAAGTATTAA